TCCCGGTGCAGCTGGGGATCGACCTGGACGGCATACCGCTCGACAAGCGCCTTGCCGGCCTCGTAGTCGCCTTCGGACTTGATGCGCTGCACCTCGCGGAGCATGTCGCCGAACAGTCGGCGCAGTTTTTCGTAATCGTTGACCACGACATACGTTTTGCCGTTTTCCCGAACCATCTCAATCACGTTGTCGGCCTTGCCGCGCTCATAGCACCACTCGCAGATCAGCTTGCGGTTACGCATGTGCGACTCCTCGACGTTCTTGCCCGGCTCGATACGCGCCAGCTGGGTCATCATGCCGTTCAGGATATATTTCGCATAGCCGGCCTTCGCCACGTCGAACGAGGGTACCAGCCCCAGTTCCACCATCTTCGGGTCACCCAGGTAGTAGAGGCCGAAGAGGTCGGCGCGGGTCTCCTCGAGCGTCGAGCTGTAACTCTTCAACTCGTTGCCCTTCACGCCCGGCGCCAACTGTCCCGAACCGTGCCCCAGACACTCGTGCAGGTCGGTATGCAGGTCGTCGGCCAGTTTGCCGTACTTGTCCATCACCTCGCGGTCCCCGGCACGCAGCACGAACTCCTCGTTGAAGCCGTTGCCGTGGGCGGCCATGTCGTAGGCATAGGTGATGTTGTCGATCGTGACCGACTTCGAACCGTATTCCTTGCGGATCCAGTCGGCATTGGGAAGGTTGATGCCGATGGGCGTGGCGGGATAGCAGTCGCCGCCCAGCATCGCCACCGTGATGACCTTGGCCGAAACGCCCTTCACCTTCTCCTTGCGGTAGGCGGGAGCAACGGGCGAATGGTCTTCGAACCACTGCGCGTTATCCGAAATCACCTCCGTACGGTGGCAGGCCTCCTTGTCCATGAAATTCACGATGCCCTCCCACGAAGCCTTGCGGCCGAGCGGATCGCCGTAATCCTCGATAAAGCCGTTCACGAAGTCGACGTTCGACACGGTGTCCTTCACCCAGCCGATATTATAGCGGTCGAACTCGCGCAGGTCGCCGGTCTTGTAATATTCGATCAGCGCTGCGATATTGCTTTTCTGCGGTTCGGCGGCCACGGCCTGCGCTTTTTCGAGCCAGTAGACGATCTTCTCGATGGCGGGCGAATACATGCCGCCGACCTTCCATACGCGCTCCTTCAGGACGCCGTTCTCCTTCACCAGCTTGGAGTTCAGGCCGTAGGAGATCGGTTCCGGGTCGTTGTGGTCGACCATGTCGGCGTAGAATTTCTCGACCTCGGCCTGCGTCACGCCCTCGTAGTAGTTGTTCGACGAGGTGGCGATCAGGTCTTCGCCCGCCGTCTGGTTCAGGCGCGTTTTATAGAGCGCCGGATCGAAGATAGCCTTGCAGACCTCGCCGCGCAGCGGGTTCAGGTCGCCGAACTTTTCCTCGGGGATCGTCTCTATCACGTCGAGCAGGTAACCTTCGGTGAACTCGGGGACGAACTTGTCGTTCGAATAGTGGTGATGAATGCCGTTGGCGAACCACACCTTTTTCAGGTATTTCTCCAAGGCCTTCCATTCGGCCGCCGAGCGGTCGCCCCGGTAGTTCTCGTAAACCGTTTCGAGCGTACGGCGCACGGCGAGGTTGTATTTGAAATTCTGGTCGAAAAGGATGTCCCGGCCGCACTTGGCAGCCTCGGCGAGGTAATAGACCAGTTCCTTCTCCGCAAGCGGAAGCTGCTCGAAACCAGGGACTTCGTAACGGATGACCTTGATGTCGTCGAAACGGTCGACGATCCACGGGGCTTCGCTCTTCGATGCCCCGCAGCACGAAGTCAGTGCAACAGCGGTAACAGTCATAGATGTCAGTGTAAATAAATTTTTCATGTCGTTCGGGTTTGAATTTCCCCGAAATATACGGTTTTTTTGCGAAAAAGCCGCATACGGACGAATATACGCATGGACACATATACAATATGTGCCGGCAAACGCACCTCCCCGCCGCACCCGGCAGCGCTTGCCATTCGGGCATTATTCTCAAAAAAACATACCAGTTCGTACCAGTATGACGAAATTTTATTTATATTTGTCCACAAAGCACGCACCATGCCGGAAAAATTCGGAAACAACATAAACCCACATTGATGAAACCTATCAAAACCGCACTTCTGGCCCTGCCGCTCCTGGCCGCAGGGTGCAACCGGGACTCCGGGACTGCAAAAATCCGGCCGCTGGAGGCCGGAAGCGTCCGGGTCGAAGACGCCTTCTGGAGCCCCCGCTATGAAAAATGGGAACATGTCACCGTCGGCGACATGCTCGACAAGTTCGAAGGGAACGACCCGGCGCATTTCGCGTGCGGCGTCGACGCTTTCGAAAATTTCGACCTCGTAGCATCGGGCGCCCGCGATATCGGCCGCCACGCGGGGCCGCCTTGGTACGACGGGCTGGTGTACGAGACGATCCGGGGGATATCCGACCTGCTGGCACAACGTCCCGACCCGGCGCTCAAAGCCCGTGTAGACGGTTACATCGCCCGCATCGAAGCGGCACAAAAGAGCGATCCGGACGGGTTCGTCGGCACCAACACCCAGCTAACGGAGGACAACCACCGCTGGGGCGCGAACGGCGGGTTTCTGCGCATGCAGCACGACGTCTACAACGCCGGCATGCTCATCGAAGCCGGGGTACACTATTACGAAGCCACGGGGGACGACAGGCTGCTGAAAGTCGCCACGCGCATGGCGGACTACATGGTGCGAACGATGGGGCCCGCCCCGAAAAAGAATATCGTCCCGGCGCACTCGGGCCCCGAGGAGGCCCTGGTAAAACTCTACAAGCTCTACCGTGACCGCCCCGGCCTGCGCGCGCAAACCGGGGCGCAGTCCGCAGCCGGCGACTACCTCCGGCTGGCCGAGTTCTGGATCGGCAACCGCGGCGTGCACTGCGGCTATCCGCTGTGGGGCACGTGGGGCAACGACAGCGCGGAGCGGTGGATCCACGAGGAGCTCTACACCGCGGAATTCGGCCCCGAAGCACGGCCCGCATGGGGCGATTACGCGCAGGACTCGATCCGCGTATTCGACCAGCCCGCCATCGTCGGGCACGCCGTGAGGGCCACCCTGCTGGCGACGGGCATCGCCGCGGCGGCCTATGAGAACGGCAATGCGGACTACATCGCCACGGCGAAACGCTGGTGGGACGACATGGCCGGAAAAAAACTCTTCGTCACGGGCGGTGTCGGGGCAGTGCATTTCGACGAAAAGTTCGGCCACGACTACTACCTGCCCACCGACGCCTATCTGGAAACCTGCGCCGCCGTAGGTGTGGGGTTCTTCAGCCAGGCGATGAACCAGCTCACGGGCGACGCGAAATACATGGATGAATTCGAACGCGCGCTATACAACAACGTGCTGGCTGGCGTCGCCGCCTCGGGCAGGCAGTATACCTACCAGAACCCTCTCAACACCGACCGCAGCGAACGCTGGGAATGGCACCCCTGCCCCTGCTGCCCGCCGATGTTCCTCAAGATAGTCTCGGCGACCCCCGAATTCATCTACGCCCGGGACGACAGGACGGTCTATGTCAACCTGTTCATCGGCAGCGATGCCGACATCGCGCTCGGCGACATGCAGGTGCATGTCCGGCAGCAGACCCGATACCCCGTGGACGGAAAGGTCGTCCTCACGCTTACGCCCGAAAAGGCGGCACGCTTCACCGTGAAGGTACGTATCCCGGGCTGGGCCCGCGGCGAGGAAAACCCGTTCGGGTTGTACGTATCCGAAAGCCCGGCCGCGCCGGTGCTCTCGGTGAACGGCACCCCGGTCGAAATCCGCCTCGACAAAGGGTATGCCCTCCTCGACCGGGTCTGGAACCCCGCAGACCGCATCGTGCTGGAACTTCCCGTCGCGCCGCGCCTCGTCCGGGCACATAAAGCCGCCCGGGAGCTGGACGGCATGGCCGCCATCGCGGCCGGGCCGCTGGTATACTGCATCGAGCAGGCGGACAACGCGGATTACGCCCGGCTGAGGCTCGACACGGCCGGCAGCATGGAACTCGGATACCGCAGCGACCTGATGGACGGCACGCCGGTCATCACGGGAACGGCCATCGACGGCAAGGGCGCGAAGAGCACCTTCACGGCCATCCCCTACTACGCCTTCGGCAACCGGGGAAACGGCGGCTACCGCGTCTGGCTGCCGACCCGCTGACAACCCGAACAGCGCGGGCACAAAAAAGCACCGGAAAGGTTCGACGCCTTCCGGTGCTTTTTTATTTCCGGCCGCCATCCGGCCGCCCGTTCCCGGGATCAGAAGTTGTAACCCAGCGAAACGAAGAAGCTGCCGTT
This Alistipes onderdonkii DNA region includes the following protein-coding sequences:
- a CDS encoding dipeptidyl-peptidase 3 family protein, which encodes MKNLFTLTSMTVTAVALTSCCGASKSEAPWIVDRFDDIKVIRYEVPGFEQLPLAEKELVYYLAEAAKCGRDILFDQNFKYNLAVRRTLETVYENYRGDRSAAEWKALEKYLKKVWFANGIHHHYSNDKFVPEFTEGYLLDVIETIPEEKFGDLNPLRGEVCKAIFDPALYKTRLNQTAGEDLIATSSNNYYEGVTQAEVEKFYADMVDHNDPEPISYGLNSKLVKENGVLKERVWKVGGMYSPAIEKIVYWLEKAQAVAAEPQKSNIAALIEYYKTGDLREFDRYNIGWVKDTVSNVDFVNGFIEDYGDPLGRKASWEGIVNFMDKEACHRTEVISDNAQWFEDHSPVAPAYRKEKVKGVSAKVITVAMLGGDCYPATPIGINLPNADWIRKEYGSKSVTIDNITYAYDMAAHGNGFNEEFVLRAGDREVMDKYGKLADDLHTDLHECLGHGSGQLAPGVKGNELKSYSSTLEETRADLFGLYYLGDPKMVELGLVPSFDVAKAGYAKYILNGMMTQLARIEPGKNVEESHMRNRKLICEWCYERGKADNVIEMVRENGKTYVVVNDYEKLRRLFGDMLREVQRIKSEGDYEAGKALVERYAVQVDPQLHREVRDRYYALGIEPYGGFVNPEFELVEKDGRVVDVKISYPANYVEQMLGYSKNYSFLPNIN
- a CDS encoding glycoside hydrolase family 127 protein — encoded protein: MKPIKTALLALPLLAAGCNRDSGTAKIRPLEAGSVRVEDAFWSPRYEKWEHVTVGDMLDKFEGNDPAHFACGVDAFENFDLVASGARDIGRHAGPPWYDGLVYETIRGISDLLAQRPDPALKARVDGYIARIEAAQKSDPDGFVGTNTQLTEDNHRWGANGGFLRMQHDVYNAGMLIEAGVHYYEATGDDRLLKVATRMADYMVRTMGPAPKKNIVPAHSGPEEALVKLYKLYRDRPGLRAQTGAQSAAGDYLRLAEFWIGNRGVHCGYPLWGTWGNDSAERWIHEELYTAEFGPEARPAWGDYAQDSIRVFDQPAIVGHAVRATLLATGIAAAAYENGNADYIATAKRWWDDMAGKKLFVTGGVGAVHFDEKFGHDYYLPTDAYLETCAAVGVGFFSQAMNQLTGDAKYMDEFERALYNNVLAGVAASGRQYTYQNPLNTDRSERWEWHPCPCCPPMFLKIVSATPEFIYARDDRTVYVNLFIGSDADIALGDMQVHVRQQTRYPVDGKVVLTLTPEKAARFTVKVRIPGWARGEENPFGLYVSESPAAPVLSVNGTPVEIRLDKGYALLDRVWNPADRIVLELPVAPRLVRAHKAARELDGMAAIAAGPLVYCIEQADNADYARLRLDTAGSMELGYRSDLMDGTPVITGTAIDGKGAKSTFTAIPYYAFGNRGNGGYRVWLPTR